One Sciurus carolinensis chromosome Y, mSciCar1.2, whole genome shotgun sequence DNA window includes the following coding sequences:
- the LOC124973027 gene encoding eukaryotic translation initiation factor 1A, Y-chromosomal-like isoform X5, which produces MPKNKGKGGKNRRRGKNENESEKRELVFKEDGQEYAQVWINSSDIILVGLRDYQDNKADVILKYNADEARSLKAYGELPEHAKINETDTFGPGDDDEIQFDDIGDDDEDIDDI; this is translated from the exons GTAAAGGAGGTAAAAACAGACGCAGaggtaaaaatgaaaatgaatctgaAAAAAGAGAGTTGGTTTTTAAAGAGGATGGACAAG agtATGCTCAG GTTTGGATAAATTCCTCAGACATCATTTTGGTTGGTCTGCGAGACTATCag GATAATAAAGCTGATGTAATTTTAAAGTACAATGCAGATGAAGCTAGAAGTCTGAAGGCATATGGAGAGCTTCCAGAGCATG ctaaaatcaatgaaacagataCATTTGGTCCTGGAGATGATGATGAAATTCAGTTTGATGATATTGGAGATGATGATGAAGACATTGATGAC aTCTAA
- the LOC124973027 gene encoding eukaryotic translation initiation factor 1A, X-chromosomal-like isoform X3: MPKNKGKGGKNRRRGKNENESEKRELVFKEDGQEYAQVIKMLGNGRLEAMCFDGVKRLCHIRGKLRKKLKSMKQIHLVLEMMMKFSLMILEMMMKTLMTSKLNSVFLRIIPLLRSRLIYHLLRRIKLHLE, encoded by the exons GTAAAGGAGGTAAAAACAGACGCAGaggtaaaaatgaaaatgaatctgaAAAAAGAGAGTTGGTTTTTAAAGAGGATGGACAAG agtATGCTCAGGTAATCAAAATGTTGGGAAATGGACGGTTGGAAGCAATGTGTTTTGATGGTGTAAAGAGGTTGTGCCATATTAGAGGCAAATTGAGAAAAAAG ctaaaatcaatgaaacagataCATTTGGTCCTGGAGATGATGATGAAATTCAGTTTGATGATATTGGAGATGATGATGAAGACATTGATGAC aTCTAAGCTGAACTCAGTGTTTCTGAGGATTATTCCACTGTTGAGATCTCGGCTGATATATCACCTactaagaagaataaaacttcatttagaatga
- the LOC124973027 gene encoding eukaryotic translation initiation factor 1A, X-chromosomal-like isoform X2, with product MPKNKGKGGKNRRRGKNENESEKRELVFKEDGQEYAQVIKMLGNGRLEAMCFDGVKRLCHIRGKLRKKVWINSSDIILVGLRDYQDNKADVILKYNADEARSLKAYGELPEHAKINETDTFGPGDDDEIQFDDIGDDDEDIDDI from the exons GTAAAGGAGGTAAAAACAGACGCAGaggtaaaaatgaaaatgaatctgaAAAAAGAGAGTTGGTTTTTAAAGAGGATGGACAAG agtATGCTCAGGTAATCAAAATGTTGGGAAATGGACGGTTGGAAGCAATGTGTTTTGATGGTGTAAAGAGGTTGTGCCATATTAGAGGCAAATTGAGAAAAAAG GTTTGGATAAATTCCTCAGACATCATTTTGGTTGGTCTGCGAGACTATCag GATAATAAAGCTGATGTAATTTTAAAGTACAATGCAGATGAAGCTAGAAGTCTGAAGGCATATGGAGAGCTTCCAGAGCATG ctaaaatcaatgaaacagataCATTTGGTCCTGGAGATGATGATGAAATTCAGTTTGATGATATTGGAGATGATGATGAAGACATTGATGAC aTCTAA
- the LOC124973027 gene encoding uncharacterized protein LOC124973027 isoform X4, which yields MPKNKGKGGKNRRRGKNENESEKRELVFKEDGQEYAQVWINSSDIILVGLRDYQLKSMKQIHLVLEMMMKFSLMILEMMMKTLMTSKLNSVFLRIIPLLRSRLIYHLLRRIKLHLE from the exons GTAAAGGAGGTAAAAACAGACGCAGaggtaaaaatgaaaatgaatctgaAAAAAGAGAGTTGGTTTTTAAAGAGGATGGACAAG agtATGCTCAG GTTTGGATAAATTCCTCAGACATCATTTTGGTTGGTCTGCGAGACTATCag ctaaaatcaatgaaacagataCATTTGGTCCTGGAGATGATGATGAAATTCAGTTTGATGATATTGGAGATGATGATGAAGACATTGATGAC aTCTAAGCTGAACTCAGTGTTTCTGAGGATTATTCCACTGTTGAGATCTCGGCTGATATATCACCTactaagaagaataaaacttcatttagaatga
- the LOC124973027 gene encoding eukaryotic translation initiation factor 1A, X-chromosomal-like isoform X1, whose product MPKNKGKGGKNRRRGKNENESEKRELVFKEDGQEYAQVIKMLGNGRLEAMCFDGVKRLCHIRGKLRKKVWINSSDIILVGLRDYQLKSMKQIHLVLEMMMKFSLMILEMMMKTLMTSKLNSVFLRIIPLLRSRLIYHLLRRIKLHLE is encoded by the exons GTAAAGGAGGTAAAAACAGACGCAGaggtaaaaatgaaaatgaatctgaAAAAAGAGAGTTGGTTTTTAAAGAGGATGGACAAG agtATGCTCAGGTAATCAAAATGTTGGGAAATGGACGGTTGGAAGCAATGTGTTTTGATGGTGTAAAGAGGTTGTGCCATATTAGAGGCAAATTGAGAAAAAAG GTTTGGATAAATTCCTCAGACATCATTTTGGTTGGTCTGCGAGACTATCag ctaaaatcaatgaaacagataCATTTGGTCCTGGAGATGATGATGAAATTCAGTTTGATGATATTGGAGATGATGATGAAGACATTGATGAC aTCTAAGCTGAACTCAGTGTTTCTGAGGATTATTCCACTGTTGAGATCTCGGCTGATATATCACCTactaagaagaataaaacttcatttagaatga